DNA from Carassius carassius chromosome 25, fCarCar2.1, whole genome shotgun sequence:
CTCAACTATGTAAACAGCGATAaagtgtatttattaatatttgtaagtaGGACTCATTTATTGTGCTTGCCGTTTAGAGTCGAGAAAATGGCGCATTGAACAAATGGGAAGTGACGTCAGGGCATAATTATCATACTGCGTGGCTGACCAATCGAAATTCAGCATGCTTAAAATGGAAAAACTTTCTTAGATATCACTCCTGCTGGTTTTCAGGGGTAATGACGTGGAGTGGTACGTCTAAGTTTAAAGTTGGACATAGTCTGGTTGTGGCTAGTTTCAGTCTTTCAAATTCTCATCATAATGAGTCATTTTCTTAGATGTGGTCTGGCCACGAGGGGGCGCAATCACTTGTAATTCATAGGCATGGCCACTAGATGGCACCTTAGACAGTCAGCTGGTTTCTGAGCAACAGCACAAGATGGGAGGGGTCTTGTCGCTGAAGTCATATCACACCACTAGTCTACATCCAATGGGTAACAAGTAATTGAAACTATCAAAGGCCTATGAAAAACCGGCTTATAGCTACTTACACTGATAGTgcatgaaatttttaacgattcaCATGTTTTTAATGCATGACAAATAGTTACATTGGACAATACATGCGAAGCCATTTTGATTGAATTACTGTTTTGATCACAACAATTTTGTTcgcaatttaaaaaatgtaaatcatcacaatccaatgtaaaaaaaattataaataatgcaaattTCAGCaatcatggattttttttttattcaatgacACGATAATGTATAATGATTGCGATAATCGTAACATGCGTTGTACCTTTCGTAACGACGTTGCAACAAAATTAACTAATTAGTTTAACAGATTGTTCTTTATATCTTTGTGTGCAGTTTTAAGGGTTGTCAGGCCATGGGTGATGAAAGGTGGCTGACTTTCTTAGAAAATCTTGGGTATTTTGATTTTCTAGTGGCTAAAATAGTACTAAACTAGTAAGTCGCCAATTTTAtgttatacataaaataattttcattcttAATGTTTTAGAAGATTACCTTATGTTGTTCAAAAAATAAGTACTTACACTATACTTATTAAATTATGGACACAAATTTTCCTTCTACTGTTAAGAAAATTCAAGTGTCACACTATAAGATAAAGTTCATAACTAAAATGGCATAGCCACATTATTGTGCGTCACTTGTGTGTTTACTTCTATTAAAATGAACGAGAGTGAGAATACAAGCAAGTGAAGATGTTTCGTATTTTGCTGCGTATCGAAATACAGTTTGGagttattaatattgtgaaacaatATTTGACCAACAATTTAACTTAATGCCGCAAACTGACCATTTAACTCAAAACAACAAACGCCCTCTATGGGTGCTGTGAAGTAATACACACAGCAAACAGATGCAAAGACACTGCGTAGTGTATTTATCTTGTACCaatttatatttgaaattgtTGGTCTTGAACCTGTTGTGTGTAAGATGTTTCCACAGACATTGTATTTTGTTTCCTCCTGTGGCAGACAACACAGAAATGACAATAAACCACTTCATTGGACTATACTTTATTGACCAATCAGCACGCAGTACCAGAACTATTTACTTTACAAAAGTTGATCTGAGGCATCCAAACATTTTCCTTTCCCTGATGCCATTTTCTAATAGCATTCTTGGTCTTGATTGTTTTGCTAATGTAAAatcgatttttttattatttagatgaTCATAAATCAGGAACAAAGACATTTTACTAAAACAGTGATGCATAGGCATTCAAAGATGGATTGTACTAACTGGAGATGTATTATCAAACTGAAGTTGTTTTCAAACAGTGCATGCCACAACAtacaaattatgattattataatcAGTTGTTTCTAACATGTCTTTTTCTTATCTGAAGATGATCATGAGCCTTCAGGATCCTTGGCAAAATACGACAAAATCTGTTCGGAATGTGAAAGATGAAACCGTACTCCAGATACAAAGTTGCATGGACTGTAAATACTACATACTATGCTCCAAAGTTATGAAGAGCTAATCGGAACATGTCATTGGTGCAGACCCATTTGTTATCTACATTCTTCAGCAAAAAGACTTGCTGAAAGCCCATAACTTGGTCTTGATCAGCCTGTAAAATTATGCAAAAACAGtattaatgttttagtttttttacagtCATATTAAAAGGAATAGCTCACGTAATCATTAcagtttgctgaaaatgtattcacccttggctattcaagatgtagatgagtttgtttattcatcaaaacagatctggagaatttagcattacatgacttggatcagctgataaaaacagtacaataatccacaagtaatctttTTGTCAATGATTTTATGTATTTGAGGTGTTTTAACTTTGTTGTGaggattattgttatgtttttatcagctgtttggactctttttctgatggcacccattcactgcagagcatccattgtggggctgcacgattataaaaaaaaatcataaatttcGATTATTCTCTTAAAAttgcaattattaattataattatcacaatttacattgaatggtgtttataccattgtttgatgcaactgcattcctttttatatgaaaataaagaagctgaaaacactaactgaaaaaactttagtgtttttctatagtattaagccatAAATGTCAAATATACATCAGATTGATTtcatctttaaattataaaaaaatatatatatatatgcatggtattataatgttatactaaaacaagGAAAaccccttaaaataaaatgtaaaaagaaaaaaaaacatatcttaagCATGCataataacataagtggactttgaacgattaattgccgctTTCAACGAATAcctaattgtggcatccataattctAATCACGATTACAAATTCAATTAATTGTGCAAACctaatccattggtgagcaggtgatgaaatactaaatttctccaaatctgttcagatgaagaaacaaactcatgtacattttggatgtcctgaggatgagtacatttagagcagattttaatttttgggtgaactattcctttaagacacaTAACAGCACAGATATCATTTTCACTGATCAAAAAATGCATTAATctattaattaaatctaaattttaacAGCTGTCTGATGACTCAGAATTGctttaataaatgcagtcttacTTTGAGCTGGCCCATGACCATACTCATGACACAGCTGTCTGGAGTGGGGTGATGGTCCTGAGCGGTGATGCTGTGCTTAATGGACTGAAAGGGAAGGCTCTGCAAAGACACACATGCTGTTAGACAGAATCAGGAAGACGGTATGACAGTGATGACAGCTGTAAAAGAAGTTAATTTACACTTAGTTTGGTCATGATTGCGGTCTTCCCTTGAAACCCCTCTCCTTCCCATGTCAAACAGGAAGCATCGGTCTAGAGGAGAAAAATGTAATATCATAATTAATATACAGGCTTAGAATGGAGTACTAAAACACACTAATCTTCAGCTAAAACACAATAAAGACagagtaaaacaaataataacacgGGGTTCGGAACCTAAAATCATCCCGCGTTCACTGTCAGTCATTTTCCTCGCACTATTTCACTCACATACAGATCAGCGAGCTTCACGCGGTCTGTATCAAACTGCTGATAATAGTGTTGCACGAATCCACTACCGATTTGCTCCCATATCGGTTTTTCTGCCATGGTCTTTCGCCGTATTAAAGTCCCTGTGCAACTTCGAACAGACAAATTCCCACGTGGAGCCGAATCTGCAAACAAACGCTGGAAATTAACTGTTTGATCACAAAGTTAAACGAAAGTATATCATATATCTTATCATATCTGATCAAATAGTCATTCTAAATAACCTcgtgtttaaaatattattgatgtagatattattttcaaaattaaaaatgactGATGGCAACGCTACCTGGGCTGTGTAACTTCGCGCCTCATTGGCCGGAACCAGGAGCAGAGCAGCTATGAAAGAGTTAATAACGGCAGATCTGAGATCAGCTGTAAGGAGAGAAGGTGAATCGGTTCAGTGCAAATGTTGGGGAAATTGGATTCATTTAGTGGTCATACGAAACAAGTGCACAACCTTTGTTTGCTAAGAATTTTTTATAACAATTATATGCATGGGACTATAAACACTAGACAAAAGAATTTGAAACAactgtttatttagaatataaagAACAACACTTTACAGTTTAAGGTATAAATTATGCaaacaacaatattaataataataatcattaaaacatttttaaaacaaaaaaaattcaccttCGCTATATAGTAATATTTTCCAATATAATAGACTTAAAAAAGGAAGTGGATTTAtacataaaatgtgtaattttttggaaCCTCAAATAATTTTGGAGCATTTTGTATGAATGTAAAAGCAAAAACTGGGCGTGTGACATTATTAAATGTTCTATCCATTATTGTACATATCCATTCATGTCTATTCAGTAGTTCACCTATGTACACAAATTGTCACTTCAGTGTCTATCCGTTCATTCTTTGGGTCATGGAAATCTATATAGCTTCTCATAGAGTATTTACACAAGCAGAGTTGcacagcttatatatatatatatatataatattattattattatctctatATTTGGATATCAATATATCTCTAtacttgtatttgtatttattatctttagaaatattttataaatttttaaaacaagtaatttttataacaacattttatacaattattaGAATTGTTGTATTATCTATTATATGTATATCCTTGAAATGTACGCCTTATGTTGTGTTTTGATGTCAAGCACAATGTAACaacagtaaattaataaaataataataaaatagctgACGCCGGTGAGACTTTTAAAAGACTTTTATTATGCCATCATTTCTGAAGTCGCTTGTTTAGGGCTCTGGGATCGCCTGTCCGTGTACGATTGCATGCAGACGGTTCTTTTGTACCAAAACGTGCACTTAAATATGTTTAAaggcattacatttattttatagttatatgaaaattaaacaacaaaagaaCACAATCGACAGTATTTCTTTCTAGATTATATCTACCTGGCACAAAACGGACAGCCAGAAATTCTTAACTTTCAGAAGAAGACTTATTACGTGTTGTTTTTCGCTGATGTGTTTACTGTATTCGTAGAAGTTCAATGTAAAACCATGTCTGGTTCTCAAGGAGTCACTGCTTTGTGTGAAAATCCCACAGAAGTGTTTCTGGATGTTTCTAAATTGCTCATTACATACGCGGACAATATTCTTAGGTAAGTGAAGTGTTCCGGGTGGAATGTTGTCATGCCTGATTATTGGAACTGGCGGTCTCTTCTGTCTGTAGGTATCCTGTCTATCAGACAGTCTGTACAACCATCTTGTTTTCTTATTCTATATTCATCATATTGTACGCGATCTGTAGGCCACATATGATTTCTATCGCATTCTTcagcatttttttcagtttctggtttgtttgttgttttgtgtaACGTTATGTGTGCTTTGTAGAAACCCAAATGACGATAAATACAGATCAATCCGTATCGGAAACCC
Protein-coding regions in this window:
- the LOC132104670 gene encoding nuclear transport factor 2-like, whose amino-acid sequence is MAEKPIWEQIGSGFVQHYYQQFDTDRVKLADLYTDASCLTWEGEGFQGKTAIMTKLSSLPFQSIKHSITAQDHHPTPDSCVMSMVMGQLKADQDQVMGFQQVFLLKNVDNKWVCTNDMFRLALHNFGA